TGCGGGGGAATGGGTTGAAGTATGGGGCCAGctgtaaagaagaagaagaaatttgaTGCATAGAGGGAAGTGAcaactaaaataaaaaggtCGGTCGGATTCCTGGTGACCCTCTGATATTTCTATAACAATAAGTTGAGTTGATCATGTATTTCCTTGGTAACAAACTGAGAATGTAAATCAATTTGCTTTCTCttcctttgtttaatttgatacCAATAAGAGCAGCAAGGTCGATTGGATTCCTGGTGACCCTATGATATTTATACAACAATAAGTTGAGTTGGTCATGTATTTCCTTGGTAACAAAACTGAGAATGTAAATCaatttgttttctcttcctctGTTTAATTTGATACCAATAAGAAGATCAACTGAATTGCTTTTTGCTAATGATTTTGCTCTactttttttgttgattttttgtcctttgttttttcttttaatttttctgttCACTTCCTTTTATGTATATTCTATGTTTATCTTTGTGtagatttgatttttcaatttaatttctttgCTTCCGTAATTTTAAGTATTCTATGTTGTTGGGGGTGTCTTACAGGTTTACCAGCAATCTATTGCAGCAGTATGTATCCAAGACTGGCCAAGGGAAAGAATGCTCGTACAAGTATTAGATGATTCTGATGATTTGGATGTTCAACACCTTATCAAGGCAGAAGTACAGAAATGGCAACAAAGAGGCTTGCGCATATTGTACAGACATCGCCTTATCCGCACAGGCTACAAGGCAGGGAATCTCAAATCTGCAATGAGCTGTGACTATGTTAAGGATTATGAGTTTGTTGCAATCTTTGATGCCGATTTTCAACCAGGGCCAGATTTCTTGAAGAAAACTATTCCTTATTTTAAGGTAACTTCAATATAACTAACCCTATGAAGAGTTCTATTGGCTCATGCAGGCTTTTACTTGAAGTTTAGGTATCGTTCATCATTTGTCTTTGCCAGCTATGACTAAAACCACCTTAGCTGACATCCCCTTATCATGCATTGAAATACatgtttattctttttctttcattcttagCCCCCTTTACTCACCCGGCTCAAAATTCTATTCTTGATTGTTCTTACTTTATGTACATATTCTTGGTTGCCTAACATTTCTTTCCATTAAGTGTAATTCGTTTTTATTGTACTCATGTCAAGGATTTCTGTCAACTTGTTTGAACAAGGAAAGTATACCAGACTCTGAAAACACTCCGCTTGCCTAATTCAAGTCCCTCAATTACAATTCCCTCATTACCTGCAGTTTGTATGACTGCGACAAGGTATGCAAAAAAAATAGGGATGAGTTAACTAGGTACCCATGTGCCTCATCCTTTCCCTGGGTTAAAACTAAAAACCAAAATGGACATTGTTAGGTTCAAACCAAAGTAGACTCCCTGTAACACAGGCAAGAGAATCTTCTCtccttattttctctctttcttcatCCTACACTACTATGTCTGAAAGTTGGTTCATTGACAAATagcatgttttaataaaaactcaGCTTGAATATGAGCTAGGTATTCATTAATATGAAGACATATGGACTAGAGTATGACAAGTTAATGTGAGAGAGAAGTCCAAAaagggagggaaaaaaaaatttaaccatgGTTTTCCATTTGGAGTTAAAGTTTGTTGTATGTGAAGGATCCTCTTCTCGgggaattttttattgtatgaaGTTCCTATGCTTTTTagactttcatttttttgttttttcttctttttgaatttCTGATTTGATTAAGATTTGAAATCCTATTTATGtttaaattccattatttggaaggCTTAGGAATTCTAGGGAAAGAATTAGTTGTAATAGGGTGACATATAACagcctttcatttttttaatcattttgttgAGTTTCTAGGGTTTTATATTCTATAAGTAAGGTTATTATTTTTGCTGTTGGTCTTGCTGGGTCTTGCTATTTGTTCTGTGCCTGAAAGGAAGATAACAGGGGTAGTGCACAATAACTTAGGGAAGAACGATGAACCCTTTCTCACTCTCTCCTATCCTTCTTCTACACGTGTAAAAAGGGAAGACTgtagaggaaaaaaagaaaagaaggagcTGGTAAAGGGAGAGATAAAGGAAAGTTGCATGTGTCAAAGAGCTGATTGGTTGACcctgtaaggaaaaaaaaaagttgtttgaTAAGCAAATAACCATACAATGTGAAAAGTATGGTTTACATGGGCTAGgggcaaaaaaaaagaaggaatttgTGCACCTGCATTTTGTTGTTTGATCAGGTATGAGAACTTGTTTACCCGCATTCAGCCCAAAGCAAGAAACAATTTGGGAGATGATCTTCAATTTTTTGGGCCCAACTGTTGGAGTGATTTGTTTCCTGCTGAAATCCGCTCTGTATTTCAGCTGGTTGTGTCTAGTGTGAGAGACAATTGTTGTATTTAACtgttcatctattttttttttcccaactgTTGATTTATTTTCAGATCTATGTGAAGCTATAGAAGCATTCTTATAATTGAGATTCATTGCAAGGGATAGCAGCAGTTGCTCAAATAACTGTTTTCTCCAATTGACAAAAGCAATGGATCCCTTTTTCACTGGGATGGCAATGGAAGTGTGGAATGCCTTTTTAGGTTGGAAATTGTTAGAACATCAATTTGAGAGAAATTGttgaatatgaaatttgggaaAATTGCATCATGATTTGATTTATAAGATTACATCATTTGGTATTGATTAACATATAGCTGGACTTGATTAGATTAGGAGTTGAGCTATATTTAGCACTTATTTTATATTGGCTTGCTGATAGATTAGATTTGAGATGACAAGATTTGATATCTTCAACTCTTGTTCCCTTATTGGCTCAATCATATGACCTATTCAATCTGCTTTGGGTATtattaatgtatttaaatttaattggtaattttttttttttatttttaaatggcaTTCTTTTGGTTGAAGGGGAATGATGATCTAGCATTGGTCCAAACAAGGTGGGCCTTTGTAAACAAGGATGAGAATTTGCTTACGAGATTACAGAACATAAACCTGTCCTTCCACTTTGAGGTTGAACAACAGGTCAATGGTGTGTTCATCAACTTCTTTGGTTTTAATGGAACTGCTGGTGTATGGAGAATCAAAGCCCTTGAAGATTGTGGTGGCTGGTTGGAACGGACAACTGTTGAGGACATGGATGTTGCCGTCCGAGCTCACCTTTGTGGATGGAAGTTCATATATCTGAATGATGTAAAGGTTTGTAAATGTTTTGACATTCTGAGAGTTCCTCCAGACATATGAGATTTTGGATGTcagggtttttctttctctttttgcaGTGCCTTTGTGAACTCCCCGAGTCCTATGAGGCATACAAGAAACAGCAACACCGTTGGCATTCAGGTCCAATGCAATTGTTCCGCTTGTGCTTCTTTGACATACTCCGTTCAAAGGTATGGGAGTTTGAATTCGTTATCTCAtttctttgaagaaaatatttctttttcagtCTAGAAAACCTCAAGTATCAAaagcatttgaaattttttaacagGAGTTTATTTTGAGAGGCAACAAGAAAGGAGACTTTTGGTCAACTCCAAATATTAAGCTagaaatattttgattaattagttttTCAGTGGAAGCAAAAGAGAAAACGCAATcacccaaaaatgaaaattaaagtaCAAAATACAGTTGGAAGATGGAGAATGGAGTTTCCCGGGCTTCACTTACAAGTTAGAACTTGTTTTAAATAGATGGTGTTTTTGAAGTGTGTGACTTACCTCTGCACATTTTGGTTATAGAAAATCATAACATAGTGGGAGGCATGTACATTTGGCTGgcttatatttcatttcttgTGGTTTCTGAATGTTCCCTTTTAACcccatacttttttttttctttgaaatgaTGTGGGGTTCTTGTTCATGGTGTAGTTTCCAACCTTATTAAGTTAAGTTGCCTGTTGGTTTTGAGAGTGAAAGACTGGAATTCCCCAAAGTAGGCAGTTAGAGGTTAATGGGCTCTAAGTTGATTGATCAGATTTATATTTACAAGTCTAGCAAATGGGTGCCATATAACCACTTCACTTGCACAAGATTGGTTTTCTAGATGTTCTCTTACTAAAGTTTCTACTATATTGAGTAAAACATAAGTTCTTTTGGTTGCCTTGGTGGAACCAATAATGGCCTCTTCtaagtttaaataattatataacttacaaaagaaaggaaatatttattttttgttgtgcaTTAAATTTTCTGCAATTTTATTCTATGAGAACTTTGAGAATCATGCACCACATAATGATCCCTGAGATTAAGTTTATTCCACCATGCTGTGACCTTAATTGTGGCCTTGGAAGTTATCTGGTTTCATATGTTATACTTGGTTAATATTAGCTTTCTTTTGAATTTCAGGTGAGTTCAGCCAAGAAAGCCAACTTAAtacttcttttcttcctcttgcGGAAGCTTATCCTGCCCTTTTATTCATTCACCCTCTTCTGCATTATCCTCCCCCTGACCATGTTCTTGCCCGAAGCTCAGTTGCCAGCTTGGGTGGTTTGTTATGTCCCTGGAATCATGTCCATCTTGAATATTGTTCCGGCACCACGGTCATTCCCATTTATAGTCCCCTACCTTCTATTTGAGAATACCATGTCAGTGACCAAATTCAATGCCATGATATCAGGGCTGTTTCGGTTTGGGAGTTCTTATGAATGGATAGTTACAAAGAAATTGGGAAGATCCTCAGAGGCAGACCTAGTTGCATTTGCTGAGAAAGAATCTGACCCTCTTGTGGAAGGGTCCAGTCTCCACAGGTCGTCCTCAGACCCAGGCATTTTAGAGCTGAACAAACTAGAAATGACCAAGAAAACtggaaaaaccaaaagaaaccGTTTATACAGGAAAGAACTTGCTCTTGCCTTTATTTTGTTAACTGCCTCAGTAAGAAGCTTGTTGTCTGCCCAGGGAATTCACTTCTACTTCCTGCTGTTTCAAGGGATCACCTTTCTAGTGGTGGGTCTTGATTTGATCGGAGAGCAGGTGAGTTGACCTTCCTATCACTATTTTAGTAGCTTCGAAATCTCTTTTCCATGGATATACACTTTGGGACGAAAGGTCAAATTGACCACAGCCTTCAAATCTAATAATCAGAGCGGAATTATTGATACATGCTACAAAATAGTGGTCCTTGGCTCCCAATCAAAAGCAATTCGTTTTCTTATTTATTGTTTAAGTGAGGAAAAGGACTGTTATATATCATTTGTTCTTGCCGAGACATGCATGGGTCTATGTAAAAGTTTTCTAAGCCTGAAATATGGGAAACAGAACTTGACACTACTGGTGGTGCTGGTGGTGGTGTTgtggtggtggcggtggtggtggtggtggcagCAGTGATGGCAGTGGCGGCAGAGCGTGGTGGTGGAGAAACAGATGACTCTGTCCTGCCTGTTTGTTTGGTGTAATTCATTCCATTGTACAATTGCTTGTGCATgccacagagagagagagagagctgcTGTTGTTGGATAATCAAATTtatcattctttatttttgttattggaCAGGTTGTGTACcattatataatttgattatacTAGTGTTGAAATCTGATCGGGTATTCCGGATAGTTTTCAATAATTCTTGTTTTGGACATGATGGGATAATTCAGTTCCTGGTGGATTTCAGGagtcttcattcttcttctgtAGCAGCTTCGGTTCTGTTTGCTTCTTTTACAAAACCATTATCATCCATGGCTCAGGTTTAGGTCTCACAAATATCGatgattttataaaactatcaaggaaaatatcaaaatcaatggaaatttcttgttttggttttatGGTTGTCTCTCCTCTTTGCTTTGCTTTGCTTTTGCTTCTTGTTACAAAGTCACATGATTTtgtacactaaaaaaaaaattattggtgtGTCATCATATTGATGCCATATTTCAAGATCccttattcaaaatttaagaatatttatattttgaccAAGATGTTTATAGGAAAGGATTATCATATGCATATATAATATGTCAATAAGATGGGAAGAACCAAGGAGCATAAAATAT
Above is a genomic segment from Vitis riparia cultivar Riparia Gloire de Montpellier isolate 1030 chromosome 7, EGFV_Vit.rip_1.0, whole genome shotgun sequence containing:
- the LOC117918650 gene encoding probable xyloglucan glycosyltransferase 6; translation: MITKFGVGFPNKGHPSVHPATSPQSIPTNSGSQHQSSSEGRKNGAVKEISKSKHILTVSFFLRFCMSRPQNYEFQEWWNKQREKHHDLFIDKSETQRLFTSVEIHTPTADPAVDKERTRSARQLSWVCLLKLQQLASSIAYLSNGFVAILRTANRRIASSSVAADSSRSESRLYHAIKVFLVVVLVLLLFELVAYFKGWHFSPPSLSSAEVEVLGLVELVYANWLKIRANYLAPPLQSLTNVCIVLFLIQSVDRIVLMLGCFWIKFRKLKPVAVMEFSENSEGQNVQDYPMVLVQIPMCNEREVYQQSIAAVCIQDWPRERMLVQVLDDSDDLDVQHLIKAEVQKWQQRGLRILYRHRLIRTGYKAGNLKSAMSCDYVKDYEFVAIFDADFQPGPDFLKKTIPYFKGNDDLALVQTRWAFVNKDENLLTRLQNINLSFHFEVEQQVNGVFINFFGFNGTAGVWRIKALEDCGGWLERTTVEDMDVAVRAHLCGWKFIYLNDVKCLCELPESYEAYKKQQHRWHSGPMQLFRLCFFDILRSKVSSAKKANLILLFFLLRKLILPFYSFTLFCIILPLTMFLPEAQLPAWVVCYVPGIMSILNIVPAPRSFPFIVPYLLFENTMSVTKFNAMISGLFRFGSSYEWIVTKKLGRSSEADLVAFAEKESDPLVEGSSLHRSSSDPGILELNKLEMTKKTGKTKRNRLYRKELALAFILLTASVRSLLSAQGIHFYFLLFQGITFLVVGLDLIGEQVS